One region of Emys orbicularis isolate rEmyOrb1 chromosome 4, rEmyOrb1.hap1, whole genome shotgun sequence genomic DNA includes:
- the LOC135878733 gene encoding mas-related G-protein coupled receptor member H-like has translation MMAELSTVSLPPTSGVEYNETGCLLCDAPPGTIDVITLLICLFGLLGNWIVLWFLSFHIKRNPFTIYILNLAVSDTFFLLCSTAYFIVCVVEYSFCVNDVFIYLLLLFQMPALLTYSTSLYLLTAISTERCLSVLYPIWHRCCRPRHLSAIVCALLWALSMLFSCPVGVFCIVLSGEHCVISLLPMCFLNVLIFTPIMVLSSLTLFIKVQHSSQQRQPGKLYAVILLTVLFFLLFTVPQSVQIFLFYHNILDSSEIFHMLTSASSSINPFIYFLVGSYGKRRFCGSIKVALQRVFEEKTDSREDGETTSAEPMNTVT, from the coding sequence ATGATGGCCGAGCTGAGCACAGTGTCTCTTCCCCCAACAAGCGGGGTGGAATATAACGAGACAGGATGCCTACTGTGTGATGCACCACCAGGGACCATCGACGTCATCACTTTGCTCATCTGCCTGTTCGGGCTGCTGGGGAACTGGATCGTGCTCTGGTTCCTCAGCTTCCACATTAAGAGGAACCCCTTCACCATTTACATCCTCAACCTGGCCGTCTCCGACACTTTCTTCCTCCTCTGCTCGACTGCTTATTTCATAGTTTGTGTGGTGGAATATTCATTTTGTGTGAATGatgtttttatttacttattgttgCTATTTCAAATGCCTGCTCTGTTGACATACAGCACCAGCCTGTACCTCCTGACGGCAATCAGCACTGAGAGGTGTCTCTCTGTCCTCTATCCCATCTGGCACCGATGCTGCCGGCCAAGACACTTGTCTGCCATTGTCTGCGCCCTGCTCTGGGCTCTCTCCATGCTGTTCTCCTGTCCAGTGGGTGTTTTTTGTATTGTTCTTTCAGGTGAACACTGTGTCATATCCTTACTACCCATGTGTTTTCTGAATGTCCTGATATTCACTCCCATCATGGTTCTGTCCAGTCTGACCCTGTTCATCAAGGTTCAACATAGCTCACAGCAACGTCAGCCAGGAAAGCTCTATGCTGTTATCCTGCTCAccgtcctcttcttcctcctcttcactgTCCCTCAGAGTGTCCAGATCTTCCTCTTTTATCATAACATATTAGATTCCAGTGAGATATTTCACATGCTGACCTCTGCAAGCAGCAGCATCAACCCATTTATTTACTTTCTAGTCGGGAGCTATGGGAAGCGGCGATTCTGTGGCTCCATCAAGGTTGCACTCCAGAGGGTTTTTGAAGAGAAGACAGATTCCAGAGAAGATGGAGAGACAACCAGTGCAGAGCCAATGAACACTGTCACTTAA